GACCAGGGTCGGCGGCACCAGCGTGACCGCCAACTGGGTGAGTTGCAGGGCGGCATCGACCGTGGCGGCGGCGGACGTCGCCACCGGGTCACCCTGGGCAGCCTGGTAGCCGGGGAAGTTGCAGGCAGCCAACAAGAGCATGGCAACCACTAGCAGACTGACGGCAGACATCGAGGGCTTCTTCATCATCCTTCTCCTTTTTGCCAGGGGGGTCCCTTGCGAGGCGACCTCAAGGCTGGCACAGCCGAGCGCAGGCCGGCGCGCTTGGGCGATGCAGGATCTGGGCCGCGGCCGGCGCCACCCGACCGGTTCAGCACGCCGATGATTGTGCCAGAAATCCGCCAAGCGCACCACCGGCCAGGTTTCCCCGGCAGGCCTTGAAGGCTCCAGCTGAGCCGCCATCGAAACCCGCCTCCTCCCGGCGGCAACTCCCCACCCCCCCCGGGCCGGGATCGAGACGGAGGGCAGAGCCGGAGTGCCTTGGCGGGGAGGCCTCCGGCGAAGGGGCATCCGGAGTGAGGCCGGGGATGCCTTGGGGATAAGCATCGACCGCGCCGGATCCCTTGCGGAGGGCTGCCGGCCGGCTGCCACGCCGACGAAGCGAGTGCCCTGCCCCTGACCCTCAAGGTAAGATCGTGCCGATCGGCAGGATGAAGAGCGTCAGCCTCAGCAATAACAGCTTAGTGGCCTTGATCTTCACCCAGAAAGCACCCGAGGCTGCCGGCCCGATGTCGAACACAACTCCGCTCGGATTGCGGATCTTGAAGTAGCCCTGGTACGTTCCTGCCTCGCCCGGGGCCTTGAGGCCCACGGAGACATCGACGGTTTCCCCCAGGGGAACGGCGCCGCCGGTCAAGGTGAGGGAATCGGGCGCCGACCTGCGATCGCCGCTGTCGAAGATCAGCTCGTAGCCCGAGGTCCAGGTGCAGGTCCCGACGTTCTTCAAGCGCCAGGTCTTGGTGAACGAGGCGCCCAGGAACACCTCTGCCTCATCGGAATAGGTGACATCCCTGACGAAGGCCGCAGCCCCGCACGGCTGGAGCGGTCTGGGTC
The sequence above is a segment of the Anaerolineales bacterium genome. Coding sequences within it:
- a CDS encoding NBR1-Ig-like domain-containing protein, which produces MFLGASFTKTWRLKNVGTCTWTSGYELIFDSGDRRSAPDSLTLTGGAVPLGETVDVSVGLKAPGEAGTYQGYFKIRNPSGVVFDIGPAASGAFWVKIKATKLLLLRLTLFILPIGTILP